From Daucus carota subsp. sativus chromosome 6, DH1 v3.0, whole genome shotgun sequence:
TAACTCGTGTTGGTAGCAGAAGAGTTGTCCAAATATCTGCTGGCTTTATGATCTTCTTTTCCATTTTGGGTATGTGTAATAATGTCTAAGTGCACAAATACAtgaactgatatatatatatttttttatacataaattcaTCATCTCCATGTTATGTGTATGATCTTAACTTCCTCAACCATATCTGCAATGTTCAGGAAAATTTGGAGCAGTCTTCGCTTCTATCCCAACACCAATATTTGCTGCACTGTACTGTCTTTTCTTTGCTTATGTTGGTACGTTCCAATACAATGCAAGTCTTTTGACTTGTCTTCTTACATCCAGATACCAGATAGGGATATGCTGTAGAAACatcaatcttttttttttttttttaaatttaaaatatatatgcagGTGCCGCTGGTCTAAGTTTCCTTCAGTTCTGCAATCTCAATAGCTTCCGTACAAAATTCGTACTTGGCTTCTCAGTCTTTATGGGATTTTCTATTGCACAGTACTTTAATGAGTACACTGCCATTAAAGGCTTTGGCCCTGTGCATACGTCTGGAAGATGGGTAGGCCTAAGATTACATGTTATTCAGATTATCTGTcatgtattatttttgtttcaaaCTATCTAGTTACTGGTCTGAAAATCCTATCGTGTTCCCCCTTGCAGTTCAATGACATTGTGAATGTGCCGTTCTCATCAGAAGCCTTTGTTGCCGGCATTTTAGCATTTTTCCTAGACAACACATTGCATAAGAAGGATAGTAGGAAAGATAGAGGCAAACATTGGTGGGACAAGTTCCGATCTTTCAAAACCGATACAAGAAGTGAAGAATTCTACTCACTTCCCTTCAACCTCAACAAATATTTTCCATCTGTGTGATACACACATACTAAAGTTGGATTTTTCTCCTGACTTGTCAAATCCAAATCCCTCTGCTAGCTCTTCGAAGCTATTTTTGGGACCTTTGTGCTGCACACGTTTATCGTTCCACTTAGTGTATCTAATTAACTCAAAGTAGTAAAAATTATCTGAAATTTGGTAACAATCTGCTTGGCATACTtattcttcttccttgtttctgtAAATTTGAAGTGGATTATATAGAAATGAAGTATCGAAAACCAAGTTTGCTACTGTTGATCTCTTCCAAACCTTGTAACCTGAAAAGATCATAATCTAGAAAAACATCTAGCAAGAAACAGAGCAATATTGAGCCAAATTATGCGAATTTACAAATTCGAGTTATATTATACAGTACATATTTTACGAATTGAGTTAAATTCTACATATTTTTACGCATTGAGATCACGTAGATATCATGCAAgccaaattatatatcaaaattatatatacatattttacgagttgaaaaaattatatatacatattttatgaGTCGAATTCAAGTGCTAAACTTTCACGGCCTTGTAAACTCTGGGATCATATATTAAGCTGCACAGTCAAACATCAACTTGTTTGTTTATTATACCATTAGTTTTTTATCAAGCCGAAGTTGAAGCAATGCATGTATCCCAATTTACAAGTGCTTACAGAGAAGCATGCATCATATCTGTTACCATGTGGCTTTTAATCTTTAATAATGGATGCTAGCTCTCTTTAGTATTAAGATATTTTGATCATTATATATGGCATCCTCTGATAAAACTTAATTATGCTAGTTAATCATACCAAAAGGTCGTGATGCTCATTTCTTCAATGTTATCATCATACTGGCATTTTGATAAGATAATGAGACAGAGAGGCGCATTCGTCCATCTATTAGCAGATACTCTAGCAGTTAAACGCCCGGAGAGCAAACACGGGCGGAATCCATGGATCAGCTTCGGCTACAACAGGGatcgattttcaaaaattaaatgaatatttattttataagttGTGATTCTTGGTTGaaaaagtttggtcaatttttgaatttcagtccATCTCAAtctttaaaatataacaatCCCTTATTTTAACCAAACTGTTTCTAAATTCTGGTTCTGTTATCTTATTCTTACTGTTTCTTTGAAATTCTGGTTCTGGTTCTGTTGCCGGTAGAAATTTGTGCACTCCATGATCAAACTTTGATcctcataaataatatttcaagTTCCAAAGTTTATAACAAGTATAAGCATTAAGCCCTTTAAGTAGCTGAGTGTTAGTGCTTCATTGAACTCAATTATTCATGACCTGACAACTCTAGCTTCCAAATCATGTTAAATGTGGTGATATGAGAATCTATTACTCACTCATAGATGGACTCATGAGTGAAACGCCCGGAGAGCAAACATAATCTGCATGAGTGAAACGAGTTGCAATCTTTTTGGAGCTTTATTTATGTTATTGTCGGAAATAAATGTTTGGAGCCATCAGGTATAGACAGTTACCATCTCTCCTGCAATTTCAAGGTGCTGGGAGGACGTTTATTAGGACTATATTTTGCCAATTTGTTTCAGCAAAACATTTCCCTCTTTATGCAGATTATATACATGGAGTGTCCAATAACAACTTCAGCCAGATATATACCAAACGAAACATAGCTTAATAAACAAATGACAGCAAATTTTCAGGTTCAACCAGCATCATATGCAGGACAAGGAACCTTTTACCTATTTAGAAATAACACTGAATATAtcctattataaattatctatatTTATTAATACAGAAAAAAACTCTTTACTTGGGTCTTCCAACATTTGCACAGGATTCTGGTGTAGCTGCTCAGTTTGATGTGATATCATCCTGCAAATCTTCGGAGGTTTAGCAGCACCATTACGCCATTGCTGTGTTGTCAGTCAACTCTGTAACTCGATCCTGTTTGACGACTTCTTTAACTTGATTCTGTTTAACCAATTGACTGAAGTTTCCCTTTGCCTTGAAGAGCTGCGAGTGATGGTGCCTACAATATATTTGATGCTCATGAGCAACAAAATTTGATGGACTTATAACACAGCCTCCATGGCTGCACTTGAAACAAGCCCTATGATATGCTGTGCCATCAACCACCACCTGCAGCAAGAACAAAGAATTATAAGTTTATATATAGGATGATGCACATTAGACTCTGAAACCATAGAAGgccttaaaatatttgaaatatctgCAGTTGGTTGTAAATTGTTAATTGATTCTGTTTTTTTTGACTAGGTTGTAAATGGAAGCCAGCCCCTAGTGCTAGTATCTCTTTTATCATCGCTTACTTGTCATACCTTTTCGATAAGGTAAACAGTTTTAATGCAAGCAGTACATTTTTCCTGAGTTCCTCCAAACATACTCAAGACTCTTTTGTTGTTCTGGCCCtgtgaaaaatataatacaaatctGTTATGACAAACTTCTTCTAAGTTAACTTCAAGTTCATGTGAACTATTATGCAAACTTGAGAGAGATTGGTACATAAAATGGAGTACCTGCTCTGCAGATCTATCAACTTTTGTCATTTTTGGAGCTCCTAGACATGTAAATGAAAGACCAATGAGTTTGGAACAAGACACTCAACAGGAATCGGACATTTAACAAAAACATAACTCACCTTCGAAACTCTTATCTAAGCTGCCTGTCATCTTGAAAAGTTGATCAAAATGAGGCTTGCAGTATAGCACACCCTCAAAagaagaataattaaaaagctgcAAGAAATGAGGTAGTACAATGATGGTGAAGCAGGTAAAGCTTTCAACTATACTGAAAATGCTTAATATAAGGTACTCAGCATAGCTACTGTGGCATATTAGAGATGCTGAGATGAATTAACCAAGTAAAAAGATGGATGCAGTAATAAATCATAAatggaaaaattaaattttaagcgTCAAGTCAAGATACCAATCGAGATAATCTTGCATTAATAAAAGAAGGCAATATAAAAATTGTCAAAAATTGGAGAAGTTATAACAAATCTGAATTTAGACAAAAACAGATTCAAAATTCTATTGTTTAGTAGACAATGTAAAATCCTGGAACTCAAGGGTCGGCGCTTGAAGAAACACATTGATGATAACAGAGATTCAGAACTTCACTCTGCAAACACAGTGTCTGACAATCAAAGTTTAACTAGTTGGTGAAACTCCTACTGGTTTTAAAATAGCTAGACTGGTTTCATCATTTAAGACTGAAGCTTGCAAAAAATGGGGACCATGACATACTTCAGATAGAGTATCACCGAGTAATGCTTGGTAACTATGATAGAAAATGGCCGTGTCAGTTAAACAACACTTTAAAACATCGTATAAATCTTCTGTGAACTTCGTTTTACTCATTCAGGTAGCACAAGTTTATTCATAGTATCCCAATGGTTGCAACAATGCCCACTTACTGGACAATGAAATATGCAAAATGatacttttttttaatcacaattcacaaaccACTAATAAAAATTTGTCAAGCCACAAATCATATTCCATCAGGTTTTGTCTTAAACTTCTGGAGAGTAAGTATAAACTTCTGTTTACTTCCAGCTGTAATCTATGACTAAATAAATTTGTGTAATAGCCCATTCAATTTGATAGTTAAATAGTTAGAAGCTGGTAACAGAATTTCTCTTAACAGACTGTGCTATGGTAATCTGCATCCCTTGCTAACAAGCTCAGATCATGTATTTGATGTGGatgcttaataattttttaaattgctATCCAAGTCTACGGAAGACAATATCAATAAGTCTTCTGTCCATCATATACGAAGATCTTGACAAGTCTGTTCCAAATACTTAAAATCAATACACTTGAAGATCATAATTAGCAAACACAATCAATGAACATGAATGACACAAACATATGCATATGTGAAGAAGAAAAGTATGACCTTGAGGGTAGCCTTGCAGTGGTGACATCTAAAACAAGCCTTGTGATAGACTTTATTATCAGCAGTGAGCTCATCCATCACATACACAGTCTTCTCACATGCCTTACACTTCTGTGTTGTCCCTGTAAACATCACCATGATCACTTTCTTCAAACTACAAATTCCAGCTAAACGATCTCGataaaaatcaaacttttttGGCAAGAAAACAGAGCCAAGTACAGAATTTCTTGAAAGGGagagatttaaatttaattttgcaaAGTACAGGTGGGAAATGAATATGATGTAGGAGTAGTTAAGAAGTGCAGCAGGCATTAGCTGCTTTTAAGTATGTTATGTTAACTAATGCTTCCAATTTTTAGCTGTCTCTTTATTGCAtgctttccttttttttttttagtgtgAGCTGCAACTAATATTTGCATTCATACCATTGACATTTTCGAACAATTTAAGGTTTGGACTAATAATCTCCTTTTACAGCTCAATAGATTCCTTCCCTTCTCTTTTGGTTTTGCATTTAGTCGGTCCACTTTTATTAAATAACTCAAATTTAATCTTATATTATGCTACAAGAAGCTGCTATATTTGGTAAAATATgacaattttataatataaactttatcagtaatatatatttttgaaggaGAGGAATTATAAAGAACATTATGATGTTGGATAAAGTATAGATTTCAATTATTCAATCTAACGTGtatgttattattaataaaaagttatatatttaCTTAGAACTTGTTTGATTTCATGTTTAATAGTCCGATTAATTAATACATGAATCGGAAACTCCAGTCCCATATGTAGAGTAAATCGTTCCATAAACTCCTCTCGAATACCCCACCCTTTCTTCGTCCAATTAACAATATCATATTACTAGTAGAAAAATACCCTCCATATAAATTAacactattatatttttaatagaaaaataaaatcataaaattctCTAAGACtcacattttataataatattcaacAGGGGATATGCAAAGACTATGTCGGAGTATATCAAATTAtctcaaaattaataatatagactgtaataatataaatctacattttgtaatataaaatctCAAATATTATACCTTTATACTAAAACaaagaaatttcaaaataatttccATATCTTGTcaattctaatttatttttgacaaatatattttataaccttacaaatgagtattgTTCAAAGATATTTCGGCGTGATCTAGGATCGAACCTAATAAATATCCGTATTCTAAGATATTCTCAGGACGAGTCAGGATCGAATCAAGAATGCTCTGTCAATTATAATCTTTCAATTCGTGCTGTTGGTTTTGCGGAAAAACTATTAAAATACAATATTACTAGATTTAGGCATTCGGAGTATAGCACTAATTGATTATTGGGTACCAGCTTTTCTCTCTTTACACAATAGCCCCCAAACTGAGACCTTCATTTATAAATGAAGCAGAACTTGCCACGTATCACAAAGGTTGTTAACATAACAGAA
This genomic window contains:
- the LOC108226678 gene encoding LIM domain-containing protein WLIM1, whose translation is MPAALLNYSYIIFISHLYFAKLNLNLSLSRNSVLGSVFLPKKFDFYRDRLAGICSLKKVIMVMFTGTTQKCKACEKTVYVMDELTADNKVYHKACFRCHHCKATLKLFNYSSFEGVLYCKPHFDQLFKMTGSLDKSFEGAPKMTKVDRSAEQGQNNKRVLSMFGGTQEKCTACIKTVYLIEKVVVDGTAYHRACFKCSHGGCVISPSNFVAHEHQIYCRHHHSQLFKAKGNFSQLVKQNQVKEVVKQDRVTELTDNTAMA